The genomic window ACTTCCTCGGAATAGTTGAGCATACAAACTTGGTGAAATTGCTTGGCTATTGTGCAGAAGATGATGAACGTGGAATCCAACGgcttttggtttatgaataCATGCCTAACCGAAGTGTTGAATTCCACTTATCCCCTCGGTCACTCACAGTTCTTACTTGGGACCTCAGACTGAGAATCGCCCAAGATGCAGCTCGCGGATTAACATACCTGCATGAAGAAATGGAGTTTCAGGTAATATGATGACTCTGCTACGTTACTGATCTCATTTCACTCTCTTGactaacttttatttattggcTTTTCAGATAATATTCCGCGATTTCAAGTCCTCGAACATTCTTTTGGATGAGGACTGGAAAGCAAAGCTCTCAGATTTCGGTTTGGCTCGTTTAGGTCCATCTGAAGGATTAACCCATGTTTCTACTGATGTAAGTTCTGCATTCACTTCTTTTGGTTGCAAGATTGAAAAACAGGTATGTTTTTGAACGGGTTTCTTTGGCTTTATTAGGTTGTAGGTACAATGGGTTATGCAGCACCTGAATACATTCAAACCGGCCGTCTCACATCGAAAAGCGATGTGTGGGGTTATGGAGTCTTCCTCTATGAGCTTATCACTGGGAGGCGACCGGTGGACAGAAACAGACCCAAGGGAGAGCAGAAGCTTCTAGAATGGGTGAGACCTTATTTATCTGACACAAGGAAGTTCAAGCTCATATTAGATCCAAGGCTGGAAGGGAAGTACCCGATCAAATCGGTTCAAAAGCTAGCAGTTGTGGCCAACAGATGTTTGGTTAGGAACTCAAAGGCACGTCCCAAGATGAGTGAGGTTTTAGAGATGGTGAACAAAATTGTGGAAGCTTCTTCAGGAAATGGCAGCCCACAGCTAGTTCCGCTGAACAGTGTAAAAGCTTCGAGAGACGCGAGAGGAAAGAACAATGGTGGTGGCGGTGAAGGAGGTTGGTTTGGCAAGTTATGGAATCCAAAGACAATAAGAGCTTGTTGACTGCTTATAGAATTCAACCTCTTCTTacagcaaaaaaaagagtcaagaAAGGTTTCATGGAGATTCCGAAGGTTGAAGATTCTAGCGAGATCAAGATGAAGCtcatatacatacataaagataattatatatgaagATTTGTGAAAGATTCTAAAATGatgaaatatgatttttgtatgAACTTATGAATAGTAACCACAGCTAAATTAGTAAGATATGTATATTAAGCAAGAACGGCTTATCAGAGTTTTGTTCCAAAGCTGATCAATCTACTCGTGCTTAAGTGTATATTTGTGGTAATGTGTTAAGAGTTCCTATTAATTACCATAAGTAAAtcacaaacataaataaaatgaaaataattatggGCTTTAAGGTCTGGAGGACTACTGAAATTTGGGAGAAGTAGTTGGAAAAAGAATATTAGTCGATAGGTAGGAAATTGATATTGCTTGTGGAATGGAGGAAAAAATTGAACGAAAAAGAAGTTTCTAGAATTCTAATCACATAACATAAATAGGGTGAATATTTGGGAAAAGTAAAACAATAGGGGTCGGTTTGATATTACTAGaagataagaaacaaaaaggaaaataagaataaaggaaaaaaaaagagctcTCTTTTCCAACAAGAAACGTAGAGAGATATAATTAGAGAAAATCTGTGCTCTTTCAGATCCCATTATCACaaatccatctctctctctctctcagagaagaaaccaaagaagaagaaaaagctcTCAACTTTCTTCGATTTCTCAGGGAACTCTTTCGTTAATCTCAAACTCAATCATGTCTACCCCAGCTGAATCTTCAGACTCGTAAGTACCCAGAtctctgattttggttttccGATCGGGATTTTTTTCGGATCTTCTTAAAGTCTGGGTTTTTCGATTTtggggattagggttttggttgaTCTTGTGTTTCTATAGTTGAAtcttaatcttctttgttgttgttacagGAAATCGAAGAAAGATTTCAGTACTGCTATTCTCGAGAGGAAGAAGTCTCCGAACCGTCTCGTCGTCGATGAGGCTATCAACGATGATAACTCCGTCGTCTCTCTTCACCCTGCAACCATGGAGAAGCTTCAGCTCTTCCGTGGTGATACCATTCTCATCAAGGTTTGGgtttgcttttgtttgtttggattcTCTTTTGATTGAGATATTGAATGGTTGGTTTCTGTCTCTATGAAGAGAcataatttagggttttttctcCTTGCTTGATTAATGGATTCTTATGTGGTTCTACATAAACTAGGGTTTGTGGTCTTTTGAAACAAGTGATTTATGATCTTAGgtattatacaaaataaaaagacttgCTTTTGTACTGATCCTGTCTTGGTGAATGATTCGTATTAGTAGTCTTTATGAGTTCTTatttggtttggattttggCTTTCAGGGTAAGAAGAGGAAGGACACTGTCTGCATTGCTCTTGCTGATGAGACATGTGAGGAGCCAAAGATCAGAATGAATAAAGTAGTCAGATCTAACTTGAGGGTTAGACTGGGAGATGTTATATCTGTTCACCAATGCCCAGACGTCAAGTACGGAAAGCGTGTTCACATCCTGCCTGTTGATGATACTGTTGAAGGAGTGACTGGAAACCTATTTGATGCTTACCTGAAACGTAAGTTgcctttttgttttagatcCTTATCCAGTTAtgcaattttgatttttctttggatgttcttgtttggtttgagATATTATTAGAGTGATTTCTTAACAAAGATTGAATTCTTTTCAACAGCTTATTTCCTTGAGGCATACCGTCCAGTGAGGAAGGGTGATCTCTTCCTAGTCAGAGGAGGAATGAGGAGTGTGGAGTTCAAAGTTATAGAGACAGATCCTGCTGAGTACTGCGTGGTTGCTCCAGACACA from Arabidopsis thaliana chromosome 3, partial sequence includes these protein-coding regions:
- a CDS encoding Protein kinase superfamily protein (Protein kinase superfamily protein; FUNCTIONS IN: protein kinase activity, kinase activity, ATP binding; INVOLVED IN: protein amino acid phosphorylation; LOCATED IN: plasma membrane; EXPRESSED IN: 23 plant structures; EXPRESSED DURING: 13 growth stages; CONTAINS InterPro DOMAIN/s: Protein kinase, ATP binding site (InterPro:IPR017441), Protein kinase, catalytic domain (InterPro:IPR000719), Serine/threonine-protein kinase-like domain (InterPro:IPR017442), Protein kinase-like domain (InterPro:IPR011009); BEST Arabidopsis thaliana protein match is: Protein kinase superfamily protein (TAIR:AT5G03320.1); Has 35333 Blast hits to 34131 proteins in 2444 species: Archae - 798; Bacteria - 22429; Metazoa - 974; Fungi - 991; Plants - 531; Viruses - 0; Other Eukaryotes - 9610 (source: NCBI BLink).); this translates as MKCFLFSGGDKRGEQKTPISVSLTSIFSDREINRSGSEFNSRDVSGTSTESSMGRKNSYPPVSTRASNLREFSITDLKSATKNFSRSVMIGEGGFGCVFRGTVRNLEDSSVKIEVAVKQLGKRGLQGHKEWVTEVNFLGIVEHTNLVKLLGYCAEDDERGIQRLLVYEYMPNRSVEFHLSPRSLTVLTWDLRLRIAQDAARGLTYLHEEMEFQIIFRDFKSSNILLDEDWKAKLSDFGLARLGPSEGLTHVSTDVVGTMGYAAPEYIQTGRLTSKSDVWGYGVFLYELITGRRPVDRNRPKGEQKLLEWVRPYLSDTRKFKLILDPRLEGKYPIKSVQKLAVVANRCLVRNSKARPKMSEVLEMVNKIVEASSGNGSPQLVPLNSVKASRDARGKNNGGGGEGGWFGKLWNPKTIRAC